One part of the Drosophila teissieri strain GT53w chromosome 3R, Prin_Dtei_1.1, whole genome shotgun sequence genome encodes these proteins:
- the LOC122620322 gene encoding uncharacterized protein LOC122620322: protein MDFTYCEFPSTVSIDTFKAYFNLTDVKLPKVGDKSVDTIQIPSEDQEDQTNQAKSLRHLVLDAIVENWSELPLYRQLGRREDRNYLLSHLDTQLPLQLLSAHIREDFFWQRCYGQRWRSAPLQARGRERPWINIYMERHVQEFIENMPTGDYEQEGNVQVVLDICAAYINQLDISFLQPAPPTTDANDHIPLDYLLSNLPDLRQLRLSYSTKTVGCNYQMGCNQLTVRDILHLTKGLSQCHELRKFCLHNTKLMPYQLRFLAHSLDKGCHHLTEMSLLHCAVGDAGIRCFLETCGKESFGTLTVLDLTNNKITEEGAYILSRTLRHVPLKKLVLRLNPIQSDGAAAIFNTLQVMPIKELDLGTCGITETITKLFMMLICQHTTLLEIDLSNNSLGEDFGKHLIKIIGCNKVLERLDLRNTGLSLDMRRKFQDFMVKNVDRKKHEALKQKQRDKFKAMMQL, encoded by the exons ATGGATTTCACGTACTGCGAGTTCCCCAGCACCGTTTCCATTGACACCTTCAAGGCCTACTTCAATCTCACCGATGTCAAGTTGCCCAAAGTCGGCGATAAATCAGTGGACACCATCCAGATCCCCAGCGAAGACCAGGAGGACCAGACCAATCAAGCGAAAAGTCTGCGACATCTTGTACTCGATGCCATCGTCGAGAATTGGAGTG AGTTGCCGCTGTACCGGCAGCTGGGTCGTCGCGAGGACCGCAACTACCTCCTTAGCCATCTGGACAcgcagctgccgctgcagctgctcagcGCCCACATCCGCGAGGACTTCTTCTGGCAGCGCTGCTACGGCCAGCGCTGGAGGAGCGCCCCACTTCAGGCGCGGGGCAGGGAGCGGCCCTGGATCAACATCTACATGGAGCGACATGTGCAGGAGTTTATTGAAAACATGCCGACGGGCGACTACGAGCAGGAGGGCAACGTTCAGGTCGTCCTGGACATCTGTGCGGCGTACATAAATCAGTTGGATATAAGTTTCCTTCAGCCCGCCCCGCCCACAACCGACGCGAATG ATCACATTCCGCTTGATTACCTACTGAGCAATCTGCCGGATTTACGCCAACTGCGACTGAGTTACAGCACCAAGACGGTGGGTTGCAATTACCAAATGGGCTGCAACCAACTGACTGTCAGGGATATTCTACACTTGACCAAGGGACTCAGTCAGTGCCACGAGTTGCGGAAGTTCTG CCTGCACAACACGAAGTTAATGCCATATCAGTTACGATTCCTGGCTCACAGCTTGGATAAAGGATGTCACCATCTGACCGAGATGTCCTTGCTGCACTGTGCAGTGGGGGATGCGGGAATCCGCTGCTTCTTGGAGACGTGCGGCAAGGAGTCCTTCGGCACTCTTACCGTCCTCGATCTGACCAACAACAAGATCA CTGAGGAAGGGGCTTACATTCTTAGTCGCACCCTGCGGCACGTTCCACTCAAGAAACTGGTGCTTCGGCTAAATCCCATCCAAAGTGACGGAGCTGCCGCCATCTTCAACACCCTTCAGGTCATGCCCATCAAGGAGCTGGACCTGGGAACTTGTGGTATTACAGAAACGATTACCAAACTGTTCATGATGCTGATCTGCCAACACACAACCCTGCTGGAAATAGATCTGTCGAATAATTCTTTGGGAGAGGACTTTGGCAAACACTTGATCAAGATAATTGGCTGCAACAAGGTTCTTGAGAGGTTGGACCTTCGGAATACAGGTCTATCGCTAGATATGCGCAGGAAATTTCAAGATTTCATGGTTAAAAATGTGGATCGCAAAAAGCACGAGGCCTTGAAGCAGAAGCAACGAGATAAGTTTAAGGCCATGATGCAGCTATAA
- the LOC122620318 gene encoding attacin-A, with product MECQATGNPKTGEATAQCGLRVGDDLASARAGVFASTPGAGGPVTKGVYGAVNANGHALSLQHGHIEGMGSTTTAAAQANLFQSNNAALNATAFHSHSRSHDQFGGGLNLQTGAGHQAAVGVTRVPQFGMTAVQASGTANLYTSPSGNLNLNATGSANHHLRGPMRGKSDFGTGVNLRYNF from the exons ATGGAGTGCCAAGCTACAGGAAACCCGAAAACCGGAGAGGCAACCGCCCAGTGCGGATTGAGGGTCGGGGATGATCTTGCCAGCGCTCGGGCCGGAGTATTCGCCTCCACTCCAGGCGCTGGTGGTCCAGTCACCAAGGGAGTTTATGGAGCGGTCAACGC CAATGGCCATGCTCTATCGCTGCAGCATGGCCACATCGAGGGCATGGGCAGCACCACCACTGCCGCAGCCCAAGCCAATCTCTTCCAGAGCAACAACGCCGCCCTGAATGCCACTGCCTTCCACAGTCATAGTCGATCACACGATCAGTTTGGTGGTGGACTCAATTTGCAAACTGGAGCGGGTCACCAGGCGGCAGTGGGGGTTACTAGGGTGCCGCAGTTTGGTATGACCGCCGTCCAGGCTTCTGGCACTGCGAATCTGTATACCTCTCCAAGTGGAAACCTCAATCTCAACGCCACCGGAAGTGCCAATCATCACTTGAGGGGACCGATGCGCGGAAAGTCCGATTTCGGCACCGGAGTTAACTTGAGATATAATTTTTGA
- the LOC122620317 gene encoding uncharacterized protein LOC122620317: protein MSVLQIVFLLILVNSNGSQKTEMDVDEDGDPDQLGPEPIDGRSFFFLGTLFRRWRNRWMAYHNPDPIFAGPAYPISGYYNCPVYGCNPAAIGPQPGYYATPAGFYTMPLNQQQAQGNSNVYIYQSDQNSASAGTPIGYGYLSGTSPIRPAPPFPPPPTGMPPPSSVGTVTATAGVYSGPGAGPGQRPGPFPIPLPQLG from the coding sequence ATGTCTGTGCTTCAGATTGTATTTTTGCTGATCCTGGTCAATAGCAACGGATCTCAGAAAACCGAAATGGACGTGGATGAGGATGGAGACCCAGATCAGTTAGGACCAGAACCCATCGACGGACGATCGTTTTTCTTTCTGGGCACCTTGTTTCGGCGCTGGCGTAACCGTTGGATGGCCTATCACAATCCGGACCCCATTTTCGCCGGCCCCGCTTATCCCATATCTGGGTATTACAATTGCCCCGTATATGGCTGCAACCCGGCGGCTATTGGTCCACAACCAGGTTACTACGCTACACCCGCCGGATTTTACACCATGCCCCTGAATCAGCAGCAGGCTCAGGGGAACAGCAATGTCTATATCTATCAGAGTGATCAAAATTCTGCATCGGCTGGAACTCCCATTGGATATGGGTATCTCAGTGGGACATCGCCCATAAGACCAGCTCCGCCTTTTCCTCCACCACCAACTGGTATGCCACCGCCTTCATCCGTTGGTACGGTAACGGCGACCGCAGGTGTGTATTCtggaccaggagcaggacctGGACAACGGCCAGGACCGTTTCCAATACCCCTACCTCAGCTGGGGTGA
- the LOC122620319 gene encoding glycine-rich cell wall structural protein, protein MVKISCSLVVLLSLCACSYAQYEYPQQRPSPGTGAQPTGGQVDNRILGNLLGGGGGLLGGGGGGGGGGLFGNLLGGLLGGNRPQPQPYPVPVPAYGGGFGGGYPIGGGGYTGGLPGGYPGGFGGGFGGGYGNPYGGYYG, encoded by the exons ATGGTCAAGATTAGCTGTTCG CTGGTGGTGCTCCTTTCGCTTTGCGCTTGTTCATACGCTCAATATGAATATCCACAGCAGCGGCCTTCGCCTGGAACTGGAGCTCAGCCTACAGGTGGCCAAGTAGACAATCGCATCCTTGGAAATCTCctcggtggaggaggaggactccttggaggaggcggtggcggtggcggtggaggacTATTCGGTAATTTGTTAGGCGGCCTTTTGGGTGGCAATCGTCCGCAACCCCAGCCCTACCCAGTGCCAGTTCCCGCATATGGGGGCGGATTCGGCGGTGGATACCCAATTGGAGGAGGCGGATATACGGGCGGTCTTCCTGGTGGTTATCCAGGTGGCTTTGGCGGAGGCTTCGGAGGCGGCTACGGCAATCCGTACGGTGGATATTATGGCTAA
- the LOC122620321 gene encoding protein FAM98B, which translates to MRQNKITILGLALLLCLGLAHSHGFGGKFGGGYAPVYNNFVPYPVAQPIPVAQPVPVPVAIPQPIPVPVPQPVVIPIKHGWKGGLGLGGFGGGYGGGFGGYQNFASASSFSSASSFGGGYGGLGGGIFRRR; encoded by the exons ATGAGGCAAAACAAG ATAACGATTTTGGGTCTGGCCCTGCTGCTTTGCTTAGGGCTTGCACACTCACATGGTTTTGGTGGAAAGTTCGGAGGAGGTTACGCCCCTGTCTACAACAACTTTGTCCCATATCCAGTTGCCCAACCGATTCCAGTGGCCCAGCCTGTTCCAGTTCCAGTGGCTATTCCTCAACCAATTCCAGTCCCAGTCCCGCAACCAGTAGTTATTCCTATCAAACACGGATGGAAGGGCGGTCTAGGTCTAGGTGGATTTGGCGGAGGTTATGGCGGCGGTTTCGGAGGCTACCAGAACTTTGCCTCTGCCTCCTCATTTAGCTCTGCCAGTTCATTTGGCGGTGGCTATGGCGGCTTAGGCGGTGGCATCTTTAGAAGGCGCTAG
- the LOC122622441 gene encoding glycine-rich cell wall structural protein, translating into MRIIFSFSLFKLQPTPLLLLLGVCFLINLDETAGGKVKLLAFKGPRAGFVGLKVRTPKLLGLKSGLVGGAAGFGLGAAVGAKLGAGLAGLGSHGGGLGGGLGGGYGGGYGGGHGGGYGGGYGGGYGGGYGGGYGGGYGRSSGYEHHEYHESHHSEGSSYGGGGGLWKK; encoded by the exons ATGCGAATAATT ttttcattttcattatttaaattgcagccTACACCTTTATTACTTTTACTGGGAGTTTGTTTCCTCATCAACCTTGATGAAACTGCTGGTGGAAAAGTTAAGTTACTAGCCTTTAAGGGACCTCGTGCCGGCTTTGTGGGTCTCAAGGTTCGCACTCCCAAGCTGCTGGGCCTAAAAAGCGGATTGGTGGGTGGAGCAGCTGGATTTGGACTCGGTGCGGCTGTGGGCGCTAAGTTGGGCGCTGGATTAGCTGGATTAGGAAGCCATGGTGGGGGTCTAGGAGGTGGTCTTGGAGGAGGATATGGCGGAGGATACGGCGGAGGACACGGCGGAGGTTACGGCGGAGGATATGGCGGAGGATACGGCGGAGGTTACGGCGGAGGATATGGCGGAGGATACGGAAGGAGCAGCGGCTACGAACACCATGAGTACCACGAAAGCCATCACAGTGAAGGATCCAGTTACGGTGGTGGAGGCGGCCTGTGGAAAAAATAG
- the LOC122622444 gene encoding LOW QUALITY PROTEIN: neuropeptide-like protein 31 (The sequence of the model RefSeq protein was modified relative to this genomic sequence to represent the inferred CDS: substituted 1 base at 1 genomic stop codon) — MANFNQLPLSILPAMKFLSLSFLLCCLVAGALSAPQFGYGFAPYGGYGGYGGYGGSYASASAAASSSGGGYQGFGYPGYGGYXGFGGGYGGGYQQQYNQFSNYNNYGSSGYYGGYPFGR, encoded by the exons ATGGCAAATTTTAATCAGTTGCCATTGAGTATTTTGCCAGCCATGAAG TTCCTCTCATTGTCTTTCCTGTTGTGCTGCCTGGTAGCCGGAGCTTTGAGTGCCCCCCAGTTTGGATATGGATTCGCACCATATGGAGGATACGGAGGATATGGGGGATATGGAGGAAGCTATGCCTCAGCCAGTGCCGCAGCGAGCAGCAGTGGGGGAGGATATCAAGGATTCGGATACCCAGGATACGGGGGATACTGAGGATTTGGCGGAGGATACGGTGGAGGCTATCAGCAGCAGTACAACCAGttcagcaactacaacaactacgGATCTTCTGGCTACTACGGCGGTTACCCATTCGGCAGATGA
- the LOC122621783 gene encoding pupal cuticle protein Edg-91, whose amino-acid sequence MALVRVSCMLALLLIAGQGQAAPVKAEGRTLGLLGGGFGGSVGLSAGIGVGGGLYSGFGGGGYPSGYASGYPGGYGGGYSGYPGYGGGGFGGGYYPGGGYSGFGHRPHHHGGYYPGGGSYYNQGGSYGGHYSQSQYSNGYYGGGGYGGGGYGGNGFFGK is encoded by the exons ATGGCTCTGGTTCGTGTGAGTTGT ATGCTGGCCCTTTTGCTGATTGCCGGTCAAGGTCAGGCGGCGCCCGTCAAGGCCGAAGGTCGCACCTTGGGCCTTCTGGGCGGTGGATTTGGCGGCAGTGTGGGCCTTAGTGCCGGCAtcggagtgggtggtggcctGTATAGCGGATTCGGAGGCGGTGGCTATCCCAGTGGCTATGCCAGTGGCTACCCAGGCGGCTATGGTGGTGGCTACTCAGGCTACCCCGGATACGGAGGCGGTGGCTTCGGAGGCGGCTACTATCCAGGAGGAGGTTACTCCGGTTTCGGACACAGGCCTCACCACCACGGAGGATACTACCCGGGCGGTGGATCCTACTACAATCAGGGCGGATCCTATGGCGGCCATTACAGTCAGTCGCAGTACTCCAACGGATATTACGGCGGCGGTGGTTATGGAGGCGGTGGCTATGGAGGCAATGGCTTCTTTGGAAAGTAA
- the LOC122621820 gene encoding uncharacterized protein LOC122621820, protein MKLFLLLLLGALGYSLAYPRTYSYEYPRRRAYSTSYSGNSYSSLASRKARDDSTTNKSDKENAKFAGASNQELDESGDERTLLLKKKLKRLARPYLGGYGGYGGYGGYGGYGGYGGYGGGPCSPFGRDAKGGQGQKDPDEQGRFLFDVNVVKVYPGGCRGYGGGGLGGGLLSDPLPPVQPIPVPVRPYAPFATWLSLFAPGILNSAVVPGVPVRDPLRDPIRPAGDAQSDPEVDPNYAAPPPVRRPVPNRVYYDSAGAPPVTPAQLVGGVATTVNGIIQQLTGQVQPVYQTGSYRSRDQRSSYG, encoded by the exons ATGAAACTGTTCCTTCTACTCCTTCTGGGAGCCTTGGGCTATTCGTTGGCCTATCCGCGCACCTATAGTTACGAGTATCCCCGCCGGAGGGCCTACTCCACATCGTATTCCGGGAATTCGTATAGCTCCTTGGCCAGTCGGAAGGCCAGGGACGACAGTACCACCAACAAATCGGACAAGGAGAATGCCAAGTTTGCCGGTGCTTCCAATCAGGAGTTGGATGAATCCGGTGACGAACGCACACTGCTGCTTAAGAAGAAGCTCAAGAGGTTGGCCAGGCCCTACCTGGGAGGATATGGCGGATATGGTGGATACGGAGGATATGGGGGATACGGCGGATATGGAGGATACGGCGGTGGTCCCTGCTCCCCGTTTGGTCGCGATGCTAAAGGTGGTCAGGGTCAGAAGGATCCCGATGAACAGGGTCGCTTTCTTTTCGACGTCAATGTGGTCAAAGTCTATCCCGGCGGATGTCGCGGCTACGGAGGAGGTGGATTGGGCGGAGGTCTTCTGTCAGATCCTCTGCCCCCTGTGCAACCCATTCCTGTACCAGTGCGCCCGTACGCTCCATTTGCCACCTGGCTGTCGCTCTTTGCTCCGGGAATTCTGAACTCTGCAGTGGTGCCAGGTGTTCCAGTCAGGGATCCCCTGAGAGATCCAATTCGACCTGCTGGAGATGCGCAGAGCGATCCTGAAGTGGATCCCAACTATGCGGCACCTCCGCCAGTGAGGCGACCTGTTCCGAACCGTGTGTACTACGATTCTGCGGGAGCG CCTCCTGTGACACCTGCGCAACTAGTTGGAGGCGTGGCCACCACAGTAAACGGAATCATTCAGCAGTTGACGGGTCAGGTGCAGCCAGTTTACCAAACTGGAAGCTATCGCTCGAGGGATCAGCGAAGCAGCTACGGATAA
- the LOC122620350 gene encoding adenosine 3'-phospho 5'-phosphosulfate transporter 1, whose amino-acid sequence MYTYKMGRVPELVICSFIVVSLLVIHFFSDLLRASLGGYYNQDVTLSQLVESQSSDYAWFLKLLVNCFGYSCVFVPGYLIYKYVGRINYLERGNKTFLHRAINMCITGNSGYDQLDAGSSAADKDRPAASAAAKRTSSQEAVQLLWCFGGLMISYLTWGVLQEKIMTQNYFNFTGESAKFKDSQFLVFSNRLLAFLVALAYLQWQPSPVRHRAPLYKYSYASFSNIMSAWFQYEALKFVNFPTQVLAKSCKIIPVMLMGKIMSKAKYESYEYVTALLISLGMIFFMSGSSDSSKASGVTTLTGIFLLSMYMVFDSFTANWQGSLFKSYAMTPLQMMCGVNLFSSIFTGASLSMQGGFMDSLAFATEHPKFVFDMVVLSVCSAVGQLFIYHTIDVFGPVVFTIIMTLRQAVAIMLSCFIYQHSISLLGIFGVLIVFVAIFLRVYCTQRLRAIRKRAEANKPKMAV is encoded by the exons ATGTACACCTATAAGATGGGTCGGGTTCCAGAGCTGGTTATATG CTCTTTCATCGTGGTCAGCCTGCTGGTCATACACTTCTTCTCGGATCTGCTGAGAGCCTCCCTAGGAGGCTACTACAACCAGGATGTTACCCTTTCCCAGCTGGTGGAGTCGCAGAGCTCGGACTACGCTTGGTTCCTTAAGTTGCTGGTCAATTGCTTTGGCTATAGCTGCGTCTTTGTGCCGGGGTACTTGATCTACAAATATGTCGGCAGGATTAACTACCTGGAAAGGGGCAACAAGACATTCCTGCACAGGGCTATCAATATGTGTATCACGGGTAACTCTGGATACGATCAATTGGATGCAGGAAGCAGCGCTGCGGATAAGGATCGACCGGCGGCCTCTGCGGCAGCTAAGCGAACGAGTTCCCAGGAGGCCGTGCAACTGTTATGGTGCTTTGGTGGCCTGATGATCTCCTATCTTACCTGGGGTGTGTTACAGGAGAAGATAATGACGCAAAACTATTTCAATTTTACTGGAGAAAGTGCCAAGTTTAAGGATTCTCAGTTCCTAGTGTTTTCTAATCGTCTGCTGGCTTTTCTCGTGGCGCTGGCCTATCTACAATGGCAGCCGTCTCCTGTGCGACACCGTGCACCTCTGTACAAATACTCCTATGCCTCCTTCTCGAACATAATGAGCGCATGGTTCCAGTACGAGGCCCTGAAGTTTGTCAACTTTCCCACCCAGGTGCTGGCCAAGTCGTGCAAGATTATTCCCGTGATGCTGATGGGCAAAATTATGTCCAAGGCGAAGTACGAGAGTTACGAGTATGTGACGGCCCTGCTTATCTCGCTGGGAATGATCTTCTTCATGAGCGGCTCCTCGGACAGCAGCAAGGCCAGCGGAGTGACCACGCTCACTGGCATCTTCCTGCTCTCCATGTACATGGTATTCGACAGCTTCACTGCCAATTGGCAGGGATCGCTTTTCAAGAGCTACGCCATGACTCCGTTGCAAATGATGTGCGGGGTCAACTTGTTTTCCTCCATCTTCACTGGAGCCTCGCTGTCCATGCAGGGAGGATTCATGGATTCCTTGGCATTTGCCACAGAg CATCCTAAGTTCGTGTTTGATATGGTTGTGCTTTCTGTTTGCTCAGCGGTCGGCCAATTGTTTATCTATCACACAATTGATGTCTTCGGCCCAGTTGTGTTTACCATAATAATGACACTGCGTCAG GCGGTGGCCATCATGCTCTCCTGCTTCATCTACCAGCACAGCATTTCGCTGTTGGGCATCTTCGGGGTTCTGATCGTCTTCGTGGCCATCTTCCTAAGGGTCTACTGCACCCAGCGATTGAGGGCGATTCGGAAACGGGCCGAGGCTAACAAACCCAAAATGGCTGTCTAA